Part of the Salmo salar chromosome ssa10, Ssal_v3.1, whole genome shotgun sequence genome is shown below.
AAACAgtccaatttcaattcaattctaaTTCCATAATTTGAAGATTTTTTAAATTCAAATAGAATTCACTCTAAATCCTCCACTTTATGAGTGAATTCAATATTTTAATTGGAATTTTATATTAAATTGTAATTGACCCTAACCATGGTTAGCACCCTAAATCCAAATAGGATATTAGGATATACACCAAGCatacataaactgaccaggtgaatccaggtgaaagctatgatcccttattgatgtcagttgttaaacccacttcaatcagtgtagatgaaggagcaACTCAATATTACGAAGGTGTTcctgttttgttcactcagtgtatttTTGGAATTTAAATGCATTTTCTCCCGTGCTGCAGACCGATAATAATAATTATGTGCCAGGCACCTGCACAAAGTGCAGAGGGATgatgattaaataattttttccttTAGCAAGTTTACAAAACTTTAGCAATAACTGCTCTTCCAAAAGATACAATGTACTGCTGTTATAATCAAATTCACATTTTACAAATATTTTAAGAACAGCGTAATCTTCGCTTAGTTTCTGATCCTATTCTAATTTATCTGCAGAAAGCAAATGATGTCAGCCTTGTGATTTGGGCAATGAAGGCCCTCTAGCACATCCTGCCTCTGTTCCATTGTGACCTCTCTTCTAGCATCCAAGGTCTCTGTTACATTAGCATTTTCCTGCATATCTGAGACGGGTCCTGATGAGAAACATTGTCACTGCTGGCCACCAGGCTTCCCACTGCTTCCACAAAATAGGAAACTGATCTGATACACTGCATGCTTGTCCTTCATAAGTTGTTTGGAAAGCACAGAAAGGGCGAATCTCTGCGCCAGGCAATATGTGTCGGCTATGAATTAAATTACTGGCTATTACCAGTTAGGATAATTAGACTTAGAATAATCCACATAAAATCTGCCACAATATGAACAACCACAATAGCTTTTAAAGATTACAAAATGTATGACATCTGATGTATATGTCTATCAATCGATACAGTATGAACACTTGTCTTTGGATGAAGCCATCAGACAATGACGAATTAACAAAGATTATATAGCAAGTTATTCAGAAAATGAGACAACAAATCTGTACACCCAACAACaaccatacagtatatacaaaacaTTTTGTACACCTTTTCACATGTCAGAGGGGGTGCAGTCTGAGAGCAGGTGTATACTATTTACTGAATACACCAGAACGAGGATATCTGAACCCATAGGAAATTGTGTATGGTTTGTGAGTGATCACTCACCTGTACACAAGGTTTCTATATTTTTCGCTTCGTCATTCATGGTACTTTACATAACAAAtccattaaaaaaatgtttaactaGTCAAATGTGTAGCAGCATTTCATGCTTTTGAATGACAGATGAGGTTGGAAGTATCCTGTAATGTAGTTTGCATTAGAAGTCCTTCTGTACGGTGCCCATGGTTATAGCTTGGCAGTGTAGTTTACAGTATAGACTACTGTTGAGTATCAATGTCTGCTATCTACTGTATGCAAGACCTCTACCTGTGTGGTATTGTGGTAGCTGGATCTCAAATCCGCTATAGTGGGAGAATAGATTCAAATTATATCAATTTCATGTCCTCCTATGGGAAAACAAATAATATAATCTGTTTAAACGAGTATTGGCATTCAGCGAGCACCCTGTGATTATGTATTCATGAGTGAGGAGGGAGGGTGCACTGCAGAGAGACCAGTGGAGTTGTGCAGGGGTCATGTCAATAGGATTTTGGGACTTCTTTAACTATCATCCAGACTCTTCTGCACAAGATAGACCAATACACAAATAGCAATTGAGAAAAATTGGACCGTACCAAATCAatgtacttttttgttgttgatacagCCATTTACAGATAAAAAAAACGAAGTCTTAGTAATCTGTCTTGGATGAACCTAGTGAGTTGATTTCTGAACTGACAGGGATCAGTATCAAAAAGTCCGAAGTTATTCTGTCCCGTTTAAGTCTACAAGTAAACAGAGCGGCCCGTTTTCTGTCTCAAATCATCTTCATGTTGAACTTACGGGCCCCTCCCTGTCCGCCACTGGCAGCAGGGCCATCTACCTTTCTGAAGGAGTACTCTACTGAGAAGTTATTCTTGTGCTGCCCCCGGCCCCGGCTCCATGCGAACAGCATCAGGAAACAGAAAACCACCACGCCAAGGAACAAGCAACACCCCATGGCTGTGGATATCAGGATTGTCTTGAGGTCCAAGGTGAACTTGAGGAAGACCTTGGTGTCGTTCAGATTGGTCTCGTTGAGGTCACCTGTGTAGTATGTGCGGTTGGCCATGAGCGCTGCGTCCAGAGGCAGCGCGCTCACGGTCAGCGTGGCAAAGTAGGTGGCGTTACCCCCGGCATTGCTGGCGATGCAGATGTAGGTGCCGCTGTCGGTCACCTGGGCGTAGCGGATCTCCAGCGTTCCCTCAGGTAGGACGATGACACGTCCAGTGCTCTTGGTAGTGATCCGACGGCGCTGTGGAGATACCCAGAAGATGATAGGTGTGGGCTCTCCGTCCGCCCGGCACACAAAGGACACTACCTGGCCCTCCCTGGCAGTGACAGGCTGCAACTTCCTGTTGCGTATCTTGGGCTTCTGGCAGGTAAAGTGGTCAAAGAGGGCAGAGTCTGAGAAGGCGCTGAGGGCCCTGCCCTGCACCTCCATGGGTCCCGCACACACTGGGGACTTCCCTTCAAAGTTGAGGGTCTTCCTGCGCTGGAGGATCCAAAGCAGGCGGCAGTCACAGGACAGAGGGTTCCCATCTACACGCAGCGTCTCCAGGGTGTTGACGGACTGGAAGGCGCCCTCCTCCAGGGTTACCAGGGCATTAGTGGACAGGTTAAGCAGGCGGATCTGCCGAAGGCCGCCAAGAGCGTACGGCTGCACCGTCATCAGGTTGGTGTTGACCAGGTGTAGCTCCTTCAGCCGAACCAGGTCCCTAAGGGCCCAGGACTCCAGCACTGAGATGGGATTGTAGGAGAGATTGAGGCTGGTGAGGTGGGCCAGGCTGCGTAGGGCGGCTGTGGGCACAGAGGTGATGTTAGTGTTGGTGATGGACAGCCAAGACAGGTTGAGGCCCTGGAGGCTGTGGGGGGAGATATGTTCCAGGAAGGGCCAATGGTCGATCTCCAGACCCCGCAGCCCGCCCAGCTTACAGAAGTTCTGGTCATCCAGGGAGGAGATGCTGAGGTAGCGCAGGCGCAGAGTGACCAGGCTGCGGAGGTAGGACAGAGACTGGCTGGAGATGGAGGTCAGGTTGCACCTCTCAATGGTGAGCTGCCTCAGACCCACCAGGCCCAGGAAGGCCTTGTTGGAGATGTAGACCAGGTCATTGTCGCCAACCTCCAGGTTCCTCAGGCTCTTTAGGTCCTGGAAGGTGAAGTCCAAAAGGATGACGATCTTGTTCCCACTCAGGTCTAGTGTGGTAAGGTTGGTGAGGCGTGAGAAGGCGCCCATGGGGACCAGTTTGAGCTGGTTCCCCCTCAGCGACAGCACCCTCAGGTTCTGCAAGCTGGAGAAGGCATTGGGCTCCAGGACACTGATGATGTTCTCACTCAGGTCTAGCTCCTCCAGccgaggataggagaggaggtcGCCATGCTCCACCCAGCGAAGCATGTTCCCACTCATGTCCAGCAGGCGTGTGTCCGAGGAGATGCTGTCGGGGAGGGCAGACAGGCGCTTGCCTTGGCAGGCCACAGACTTGAGCTTGGCCATGCACTCACAGCGCTGGGGACAGCCTTGGCTCTGATTGGAGGCCACAGTAGTCATCAGCAGCAGGAGCAGGCCAGGCCACCCCGTGCCTGGACCGGCCGCCATGCCCCGGCTCTACCTCCGCACCACTGTGGCTGGATCAGTGCAccagacacctgtccacagggagagaagaagagagagggagagagagacagatacaaatTAGTGCATCTCTATTCCCTCCAACAGCTGTGATCAGACACTGTAAATGAGTAAAATTACTATTTCAGACTTTAATTACCTCTTTAATTAGCTAGTGCTCTGAGCCAGAGTCTCAGAGGATTACACACCATGGGAAACCTGGCCTAAGTTTCCAGTAAATTATTATTCTGTTTCAAGGTGCGACCCCAGAAGATAATGAGTGAGAAGTTAATTTACTCATTATGAGTAGGTGAGAAACTGGTGTGATCTAAACATGAGTCTGTCTCACCGACTCATATTGTACCCTGTTTGTCATGCTCCAACATCAACCACACCGCTGGGCAGAAAATCTAGTGAAAATGACTCTTTAGTGTAGCTCTCAGGCAAGATCACACATCATACAAGGCTATGACCCAGCGCACAACACTATAATACTTCCATTAcatctccacattgtctctgtgaGGCTTGAGAGAACTCTGCCTGGATCTCATATAGCAGACCATATGCATCAGAACGTTAATCCTTTCCTAAATACATCCTTTTCTCCAATTTACCAGGACAATACCTGTGACATGAAACATCCCAGGAATAACTATTAATATTTACAGCTGCTAtttaatcatttgttattcttatctcttacttttttgtagatattttcttaaaactgcattgttggttaagggcttgtaagtaagcatttcactgtaaggttgttgtatttggcgcatgtgacaaataacatttgatttgataacgtGTTCCATAACATAATATTCATTGAATGTTGGGCTTACAGAGGAGTAAATGGATTAAAAACCCCATGAGACCTGTCAATCCCATTAGTTTATGTACGAGGAAGTCCCAGAGCCATGTGCTGTGTGTCACCTGAGCACACAGATACTCTACTTACTACAGGCCATAAATGAACACAGTGAAATAATGAACCGAGTAGCAGATGTATGCCTGAGTATGTTTAAACATAGCAACACCCATGAAATatgaaagctaaggtaactgagctaaatgactaccgccctgtagcactcacttccgtcatcatgaagtgctttgagagactagtcaaggatcatatcacctccaccctacctgacaccctagacccactccaatttgctaaccgccacaataggtccacagacgacgcaatcgccatcacactgcacactgtcctaacccatctggacaagaggaatacctatgtaagaatgctgttcatcgattacagctcagcattcaacacgatagtaccctccaaactcgtcattaagcttgagaccctgggtctcgaccccgccctgtgcaactgggtcctggacttcctgacgggccgcccccagttggtgagggtaggtaacaacatctccaccccgctgatcctcaacactgtgtccccacaagggtgcgttctcagccctctactgtactccctgttcacccacgactgcgtggccatgcacgcctccaactcaatcatcaagttgcagatgacacaacagtggtagcttgattaccaacaacgactagacggcctacagggaggaggtgagggccctcggagtgtggtgtcaggaaaataacctcacactcaatgtcgacaaaacaaaggagatgatcgtggacttcaggaaacagcagagggagcacccccctatccacatcgatgggacagttgtggagagggtggagagttaagttcctcggcgtacacatcacggacaaactgaaatggtccacccacacagacagtgtggtgaagaaggcgcaatagcgcctcttcaacctcaggaggctgaagaaatttggcttgtcaccaaaaacactcacaaacttttacagatgcacaatcgagagcatcctgtcgggctgtatcaccgcctggtacggcagctgctccgcccataaccggaaggctctccagagggtagtgaggtctgcacaacgcatcactgggtgcaaactatctgccctccaggacacctacaccacccgatgtcacaggaaggccaaaaagatcatcaaggacaacaaccacccgagccactgcctgttcaccccgctatcatccagaaggcgaggtcagtaaaggtgcatcaaagctggaaccgagagactgaaaaacagcttctatctcaaggccatcagactgttaaacagccatcactaacattgagtggctgctgccaacatactgactcaactccacccactttaacaATGGAAAAAtgtgatgtaatcaatttatcactagccactttatattatataatgtttacttaccctacattactcatctcttatgtatatactgtaccatctactgcatcttgccatctgatgtaattaaatgtaccactagccactttaaacaatgccactttatataatgttctcataacctaaattgctcatctcatatgtatatactgtacgctttaccatctactgcatcttgccatcttgatgtaaggtatcactagccactttaaacaatgtcacttcatataatgttttcataccctgcattgctcatctcgtatgaatatactgtactccataccatctattacatcttgcctatgccgttcggccatcactcatttatatatttttatgtacatattcgtattcattcct
Proteins encoded:
- the LOC106613778 gene encoding leucine-rich repeat and immunoglobulin-like domain-containing nogo receptor-interacting protein 3; translation: MAAGPGTGWPGLLLLLMTTVASNQSQGCPQRCECMAKLKSVACQGKRLSALPDSISSDTRLLDMSGNMLRWVEHGDLLSYPRLEELDLSENIISVLEPNAFSSLQNLRVLSLRGNQLKLVPMGAFSRLTNLTTLDLSGNKIVILLDFTFQDLKSLRNLEVGDNDLVYISNKAFLGLVGLRQLTIERCNLTSISSQSLSYLRSLVTLRLRYLSISSLDDQNFCKLGGLRGLEIDHWPFLEHISPHSLQGLNLSWLSITNTNITSVPTAALRSLAHLTSLNLSYNPISVLESWALRDLVRLKELHLVNTNLMTVQPYALGGLRQIRLLNLSTNALVTLEEGAFQSVNTLETLRVDGNPLSCDCRLLWILQRRKTLNFEGKSPVCAGPMEVQGRALSAFSDSALFDHFTCQKPKIRNRKLQPVTAREGQVVSFVCRADGEPTPIIFWVSPQRRRITTKSTGRVIVLPEGTLEIRYAQVTDSGTYICIASNAGGNATYFATLTVSALPLDAALMANRTYYTGDLNETNLNDTKVFLKFTLDLKTILISTAMGCCLFLGVVVFCFLMLFAWSRGRGQHKNNFSVEYSFRKVDGPAASGGQGGARKFNMKMI